Sequence from the Streptomyces peucetius genome:
TCGTACGCCACGCCGGGGCGTCGCACTGCGAGATCGCCCTGACCGGCACCACCGAACACGTCCGTCTCACTGTCACGGACGACGGGCGCGGTCCCGGCCCCTCCGACGTGCCCGGCAGCGGTCTGCGGGGCCTCGCGGAACGGCTGGCCGCGGCGGGCGGCACGCTCGCGTCGGGCCCGTGCCCGCAGGGCGGGTTCCGGGTGACGGCCGAACTGCCGGTCCGGTCGTAACCTGAGCCCATGGACGAGATGCCCCGCGAGCACAGACCCGCCGCGTCGGTACGGGTGCTGCTCGCTGAGGACCAGGGCATGATGCGCGGCGCGCTCGCGCTGCTGCTGGGGATGGAGCCGGACATCGACGTCGTCGCGCAGGTGGGGCGCGGCGACACGATCGTGGAGGCGGCGCTCACGTCCCGGCCGGACGTGGCCCTGCTGGACATCGAGCTGCCGGGCCGCAGCGGCCTGGACGCCGCCGCCGACCTGGCGCGGGAGGTCCCGGACTGCCGGGTGCTGATCCTCACCACCTTCGGCCGGCCCGGCTATCTGCGGCGGGCCATGGAGGCGGGGGCGGCCGGCTTCCTCGTCAAGGACGGGCCGGTGGAGGAACTGGCGCAGGCGATCCGGCGGGTGCTGACGGGCGAGACGGTCATCGATCCGGCGCTCGCGGCCGCGGCGCTCGGCGCCGGCCCGGACCCGCTCACCGCCAGGGAACGGGACGTCCTGAACGCGTCGGTGGACGGGGCGACGGTCGCCGACATCGCGGCGGCGCTGCGTCTGTCGGAGTCGACCGTACGGAACTATCTGTCGTCGGCGATCGGCAAGACCGGCACCCGCAACCGCATGGAGGCGATGCGGGTGGCCCGCCGGCAGGGCTGGCTGTAGCCCGGTCCGCGGAGAGCGGCCCTACGCCCGGTCCGCCGCGGGACGCGGCAGCCACAGCAGCATCAGCACCGCGGCGGCGAGCAGCACCCCCGTGCCGGTACGGAACGCCAGCGCGTAACCGGCCGTCAGCGACTCGGGGTCGGTGGCGCCGCCGGAGCGGGAGGCCGCGACCGTGGAGAGGATCGCCAGGCCCAGCGCACCGCCCATCGTCCGCGAGGTGTTGATCAGGCCGGACACCAGGCCCGCGTCGTCGGGCGCAGCACCGGAGGTCGCGAGCGAGGCGAGCGGGGTGGCGACCAGGCCGATGCCGGCCATCATCAGTACGCCGGGGCCGGCGATCGCCGTCAGGTACTCGCCGTTGGCGTCCATCGCCGACTGCCAGCCGAAGCCGGTGGCGGCGATCAGCGCACCGAGGACGGCGACGTTACGGGCGCCGCCCCTGGCCATCAGCGGCGGCGCGAGCTTGGAGCCGACGATGACGCTCACCGAGCTGGGGATCAGGGCGAGCCCGGCCTCGAGCGGCGTGTAGCCGAGGACGTTCTGGGCGTAGACGGTCATGAAGAACCACATGGCGAACGCGGCGGAACCGGTCACCAGCATGGCCACGTTGGCGGCGGAGACCGCCCGCGAGCGGAACACCTTGAGCGGCATGAGCGGAGCCTTCGC
This genomic interval carries:
- a CDS encoding response regulator transcription factor translates to MDEMPREHRPAASVRVLLAEDQGMMRGALALLLGMEPDIDVVAQVGRGDTIVEAALTSRPDVALLDIELPGRSGLDAAADLAREVPDCRVLILTTFGRPGYLRRAMEAGAAGFLVKDGPVEELAQAIRRVLTGETVIDPALAAAALGAGPDPLTARERDVLNASVDGATVADIAAALRLSESTVRNYLSSAIGKTGTRNRMEAMRVARRQGWL